A single window of Malus sylvestris chromosome 5, drMalSylv7.2, whole genome shotgun sequence DNA harbors:
- the LOC126620618 gene encoding bZIP transcription factor 11-like, which translates to MAPSSGTSSGSSSMSHQNSGSEEDLMALMDQRKRKRMVSNRESARRSRLRKQKHLDDLTGQINQLKKENHQIISSLNITSQHYMNMEAENSVLRAQADELSSRLQSLNEIASFLNANNGGLYAAAADSSCFNEPNSSFFDPLNLSNLNQPIMASADMFHY; encoded by the coding sequence ATGGCTCCGTCCAGTGGGACATCTTCAGGCTCCTCCTCCATGAGTCATCAAAACTCAGGCTCTGAGGAAGACTTGATGGCTCTGATGGAccagaggaagaggaagagaatggTTTCGAACCGCGAATCGGCTAGGCGGTCTAGGTTGAGGAAGCAGAAGCACTTGGATGATCTGACGGGCCAGATCAACCAACTGAAGAAGGAGAACCATCAGATCATCTCCAGCCTCAACATCACAAGCCAGCATTACATGAACATGGAGGCAGAGAACTCTGTTCTCAGAGCCCAAGCTGATGAGCTCAGCAGCAGATTGCAGTCCCTCAATGAGATTGCCAGTTTCTTGAATGCAAACAATGGTGGGCTCTATGCAGCTGCTGCAGATTCAAGCTGCTTCAATGAGCCTAATAGCAGTTTCTTCGACCCCTTGAATCTGTCAAATCTTAATCAGCCTATTATGGCCTCTGCAGATATGTTTCACTACTGA
- the LOC126624062 gene encoding ribosome biogenesis protein BOP1 homolog: MRIKDMSDGEGSDSEDYPSIRDSDSEGEESDSSGDEGVINTSDNDGAASDSGDDDDESDSSELGEGVEESDSSEDEVVPRNTVGDVPLEWYRDEKHIGYDIKGKKIKKKEKEDKLQSFLASADDSKNWRKIYDEYNDEEVELTKEDIKSISRLLEGKAPHGDFDPYAPYVDWFKWDDSKHPLSNAPEPKRRFIPSKSESKLVNKIKLAIRKGLIKPKKSKEEEEDEESVYPLWEDDSNSTEKNNHLTYIPAPKPKLPGHEESFNPSLEYIPTQEEVNSYQLMYEEDRPKFIPKRFANMRSIPAYENAVKECFERCLDLYLCPRVRKKRLNIDPESLKPKLPSRTELKPYPVACYLEYRGHEDAVTSVSVEASGQWIASGSLDGTLRIWEVETGRCVKICDIGEAVKYVAWNPNPEHSIVAVSAGQDILLLNPGCGTEEVQKRTKELLSVEMPMPDDSASSVSWLHDDKLEGIRLRHSKTVASVEWHRKGDYLSTVMPAGESRAIFIHKLSKKFTQTLSFKLHGVAVTSVFHPTRSFFFISTKKIIRVYDLVKDGKLVKKLETGLREVSSIAVHPSGDHIIVGSREGKLCWFDMDLSSKPYKTLKLHQKDINNVSFHRLYPLFATCSDDCTAYVFHGMVYSDLNQNPLIVPLEILRGHTSSNGRGVLDCKFHPRQPWLFTSGADSVIRLYCN; the protein is encoded by the exons ATGAGAATCAAGGATATGTCAGATGGGGAAGGATCGGATTCGGAGGATTATCCGTCAATCAGAGACTCGGACTCAGAAGGCGAAGAGAGTGATTCCTCTGGAGATGAG GGTGTTATCAACACAAGCGACAATGATGGCGCGGCCAGTGATtctggtgatgatgatgatgaaagtGATAGCTCTGAACTTGGTGAGGGAGTTGAGGAGAGTGATTCATCTGAGGATGAG GTGGTTCCTCGAAATACTGTTGGTGATGTTCCCTTGGAGTGGTATCGGGATGAGAAACATATTGGTTATGACATTAAAgggaagaagataaagaagaaggaaaaagaagataAGTTGCAATCCTTTCTTGCTAGTGCTGACGATTCAAAGAACTG GCGCAAAATTTATGATGAATATAACGATGAGGAAGTAGAACTGACAAAAGAAGATATCAAATCGATTAGTAGACTACTTGAAGGAAAGGCTCCACATGGTGACTTTGATCCATATGCG CCGTATGTTGATTGGTTTAAATGGGATGACTCCAAGCATCCACTGTCAAATGCACCTGAACCCAAGAGACGATTCATTCCTTCAAAATCAGAAAGTAAACTG GTTAATAAGATTAAGTTGGCCATTCGCAAGGGTTTAATTAAGCCTAAAAAGTctaaagaggaagaagaagatgaagaaagtgTTTATCCATTGTGGGAAGATGACTCTAATTCAACGGAAAAGAATAACCATCTAACTTACATTCCTGCACCAAAGCCAAAGTTGCCTG GCCATGAGGAGTCCTTCAATCCATCTTTAGAATACATCCCAACACAAGAAGAGGTCAACTCTTACCAGTTAATGTATGAAGAAGACCGTCCTAAATTTATACCTAAAAG GTTTGCAAATATGAGAAGCATCCCTGCATATGAGAATGCTGTGAAGGAATGCTTTGAGAGATGTTTGGATCTATATTTGTGCCCTAGAGTCCGAAAGAAACGT CTTAATATAGACCCTGAATCTCTCAAGCCCAAGCTACCAAGCCGAACTGAACTTAAGCCTTACCCTGTAGCATGTTATCTTGAGTATAGAGGCCACGAGGATGCAGTTACATCAGTCTCTGTAGAAGCTTCAGGGCAGTGGATTGCATCAG GTTCATTGGATGGAACTTTGCGTATTTGGGAGGTTGAAACTGGTAGATGTGTCAAAATCTGCGATATTGGTGAAGCCGTCAAATATGTGGCTTGGAATCCTAACCCTGAGCATTCTATAGTGGCTGTCTCGGC GGGACAAGACATACTTCTTTTGAACCCTGGTTGTGGGACGGAAGAAGTACAGAAAAGAACTAAAGAACTTCTCTCTGTTGAGATGCCCATGCCTGACGACTCTG CATCCAGTGTAAGCTGGCTTCATGATGATAAACTTGAGGGAATCAGATTAAGGCATTCCAAG ACCGTGGCTTCAGTAGAGTGGCATCGTAAAGGAGACTACCTTTCAACAGTGATGCCAGCGG GTGAATCAAGAGCTATTTTTATACACAAGCTCTCTAAGAAGTTTACCCAGACACTTTCATTCAAGTTGCATGGGGTTGCAGTTACTTCAGTTTTCCATCCTACAAggtctttcttcttcatttcaacAAAAAAGATTATTCGTGTTTATGATCTGGTGAAGGATGGAAAACTTGTCAAAAAGCTTGAGACTGGACTTCGTGAAGTCTCCTCTATTGCAGTTCATCCTTCTG GTGATCATATAATTGTGGGAAGCAGAGAAGGAAAATTATGTTGGTTCGACATGGACCTTTCATCTAAACCTTACAAAACTCTCAA GTTGCATCAGAAGGACATCAACAATGTATCTTTCCATCGTTTGTACCCGCTGTTTGCTACATGCTCTGATGACTGCactgcttatgtttttcatggAATGGTTTATTCAGATCTTAACCAGAACCCTCTTATTGTTCCATTGGAAATACTCCGAGGTCATACAAGCTCAAATGGGAGAG GTGTATTGGACTGTAAGTTCCATCCAAGGCAGCCATGGTTATTCACTAGCGGCGCAGACTCGGTGATTAGACTTTATTGCAATTGA